The stretch of DNA AGATGAATAAGGTCGAAACAACCATTTGTAAAAACAACTTTTTTGCCGTTACTTTTCCATTGTTTTTTTAACGTAACAATTTCATCAAGGCTTTTTATTTTATTTTTAATTTTTTGAAAGCTGTCCATGTTTTGCATTTCTTTGAATAAAATAGAAAATCATAAAACTGATTCCTCCAACAAGGATAATCATAATCGTTTGTGAAGAATGGGCAATTAAAGCAAATAGTGAAGCGTCTTCATGTCCTATGTTAAAAACTTTAAGAGCTTTTTCTGCGGCAAAGTGATAGGTTCCAATTCCTCCCTGAACAGGCATGATAAATCCAAGGCTACCAATAGTTAGCACAAATAAGCCGGCAGCAGCATCTAAATGTGAAGTTGCTTCTATTGAGAAGAAAACAAGATAAGTCATGAGAAAATAGGTAACCCAAATGTAAACTGTATGGAAAATGAAAGCACCTCTTCTATCCATTTTTTTTATGGTTTTTATTCCTGACCAAAAGCCTGCAATCAATTCACGTATTTTAAGATACAAAGGATGTTGTTTGAAATTTCGTTTAGATTTTTTAATTAGAATTAATGTTGCAATAAAAGCTACAATAATAAATATTGCTAATCCAATGCTTGTGTAGCTAAAGAGATTTTCATATTGCTCTTTGTAATAGTGATAAGAATTATAAAGTATGTCTTTAATTTTGGAAAATTCTATTACAACTGCAATAAAAGTAAGTATTAATAATCCTATAAAATCTACTACTCTTTCGACCAAAACAGTTCCAAGCAATTTGTTGATAGGGAGTTTGTCGGTTCTGTTAAGAATTACACATTTTGTAACTTCACCCATTCGTGGTAATGCAAGATTTGCTAAATATCCAATCATCACTGCAACAAAGCTATTTAATGTTCTAATATTTTTCCCAAGTGGTTTTATAATAATTTTCCAACGCATTGCACGACTTAAATGTCCTGTTAAAGCAATACTTAGAGCAATTATTATCCATGAATAATTTGCAGTTTTTAATCCTTCAAGGATGTCTTCAACGGGTTGTTTGCGGTAAACAAGCCAAAATATTAAAACCCCGAAGGATAAAAATAGCAGGTATTTAAATACTTTCAGAAATAATTTCAATTTATAGTAGATTTATCAGGTTGAGGAATAATTATCTGGGGTTCAAAATCTTTGGCTTTTTCAACTTCAATTGAAGCATAGGAGACAATAATAACTATATCTCCAACCTTTCCTTTAAAAGCCGCAGGTCCATTTAATCCTATAACCCCGCTTCCTTTCATTCCTTTTATTACATAAGTTTCAAACCTTTCTCCGTTTTCGAGGTTTAGTACTTGTACTTTCTCGTTAGGAATAATTCCAACTTTTTCAATTAAATCTTCATCAATTGTAATGCTTCCTATATAATTCAAATCGGCTTCGGTAACTTTTACTCGGTGTATTTTTGATTTTAAAACTTCAATAAACATGGTAATTTATTTTATAATTATATTGTCAATCAATCTTATTTTGCCTATTCTAACTGCGGTGCAAATAACGATATTTTTTGTTTGATTTACAGATTTTACTTGTGTAAATTTTTCAGCATCCATTATTTCAAAATATTCAAACTCAATAAAATCATTTTTTTCTAAATAGTTTTTTGCTAATATTTTTATTTCATCAACGAATTTATAGTTGAGTAATTTTTCTGCCTTTTTTAAGCTTTCGTAAATCTGTGGTGCTATTTTTCTCTCAGCGATTTTTAACAATCTGTTTCTTGAACTCATTGCAAGTCCATCTTTGTCTCTTACAATTGGACAGCTAACAATTTCAATGTTAAAATTCATCTTCTCAACTAATCGTTTTATAACAAGTAATTGCTGAAAATCTTTTTGTCCAAAATAGGCTCTATGTGGAGCTATGCAGTCAAAAAGTGTTTTTACAATAGTAACTACTCCATCAAAATGTCCCGGGCGATGCTTTCCTTCAAGTTTATCATCCAATCCACTAAGGTCAATTTTTACTAAATCAATATTTCCTTTAGGATAAATTTCATTTTTCTTTGGGACAAAAACAATATCACATCCTACTTTTTCCAGCATTTTAATGTCCTCATCTACTGTTCTTGGATATTTATTGAAATCTTTTTTTTCATTAAATTGGGCAGGATTTACAAAAATACTTGCAATTGTAATATCATTTTCACTTTTGCATTTTTCAATTAATGAAATATGTCCTGCATGTAATGCCCCCATTGTAGGAACAAAACCGGTAACTTTCCCATTTTCTTTCAGTAATTTTACTGTTTCCTGAATCTCAATTTTGTTTTTTATAACCTTAATCAAAGCCTATGGTTTTAATAGTGGAATATAATTTTACTTCAAAACTATAATGAATTACATTAATTACATTATTTTTTATTAAATTTGTGCCATTGAAAAATAACCTTGTATAAAACAGGGAGTTACATTAATTTAAAAAATACCAATGGCAAAGAAAAAAATTCTATTAGTTAGCCATGAAATGGCACCATTTACTGATTTATCTGAAATGTCGGAATTTGTTAAAGGTTTAGCAATTCAATTGAAAAAAAACAGTGCGGAAGTAAGGATTTTTCTGCCCAAATTAGGCACAATTAAAGAAAGAAAACATAGATTACATGAGGTTATTAGGTTATCCGGTTTAAATATAATAATAGGTAGAGATAACAATCCAATGATTATAAAAGTTGCTTCTTTGCAATCTGCAAAAGTTCAAGTATATTTCCTTGATAATGATGATTTTTATAAACGCAAATTTTTTATGAAAAATAAAACAGGTAAATACTATGATGATAATGACAAAAGAATCATCTTTTTTAATAAAGGAGTTCTTGAATTATTAGATAAGCTTGGATGGATACCTGATGTAATTCATTGTGAAGGTTGGATGAGTAGTTTAATTCCATATTATGCAAGAACAGTATTTAAAAATGAACCTGCTTTAAAAAACATAAAAATTTTATATTCTATAAAGAATAACAAAACAAATCAACAGTTAGGTGAAGGTTTTGAGAAACTTGCTCATATTGATACTTCAAAGGATAAAAACTTGAAATTTCTGACTAATCCAAAAATATCAGAACTTTATAAAGTTGGCTTGAATTATGCGGATGAGATTTTGGTTAATCCGGAAAATGAAACAAAAGAGATTAATGAATTCATAAAAAAATCAGGCAAAAAAGTATTTGACACCAGTAAACTAAAAGAGAATGAGATTTTTGAAAAATATACAGACTTTATTATTAAATAATCTTAAACACCTTACATCTTTTGCATTAGCATCATTATTTCTTTTTGTCATTTCTTGTGATGACCCTGATTTATATGAACTTACTTCCCCAAAAGGGAATAATTTATTTGATTATAATTATACTGATACAACAACTGTAAAATTAAAAACAATTCGTGAAGATTCTATACGTTCCGATGAATTTACTAAAGACCTTATCGGTGCTTATTCAGATGCAATTATTGGGAAAGTAAAAGCATCTGTTTTTGCTAATTTGAGACTTCCAAATACTGAAGTTAACTGGGGAGATTCTCCTGAATTTGATTCTATTATCATTAATATTAAATATTCAGCTAAGGATGATTATTTTGGAAATATCAATGATGAAGTTACCTTTAATGTGTATGAAGTTACAGATAGTATTTTCCAAGATAGTATATATTATTCTAATACAAATATTAAATATAATTCTCTTAAAATAGGTAGCTTTAATGGAAAGCTAAACCCAACGGATTCAACTTCAATTTCATTTGCTTTATCACAGGATTTTGGAAAAAAGATTTTTAATGCTTCTAAAGATATTCTTTCAGACAATGAACTTTTTTCTGAATTTTTGAATGGAATTGCAATAATACCTGAATATCCTGTAAGCGATGGAGGTTCGATTGTTTATTTTTTATTAAATGATGATTCTTCAAATATTACTGTTTATTACAATGATTCATTAAATTATAAATTTCAGTTCAACAATTATTCAGCAAGGATAAGCAAGTTTGAACATGATTATGCAGGAACAGATATTGAAACTCAACTACAAAACCCACAAAGTTTTTATGATGAAGTATATTTACAACCATTGTCAGGAGTAAAGCTTCAAGTAGATTTGCCATATTTGAAAAATCTAATTGACTCAGGGATGGTAGTAATTCATAAAGCTGAATTGATTTTTAATGTTTCAGCAGGATATTCCTATAATGAAAATCTGTCAAACTCCTTATTATTTCTTGGTGTGGATGATGAAAATAATTATACAACAATTCCCGATAGGTTAGAAGATCATTACGGAGGTTATTTACAAGATGAAAATCATTATTCTTTTGTGATAACAAGGTACGTTCAGCAATTATTAAAATTATATCAGGATGATCCGAATTATTTTCAGGATTATACTTTAAACCTGATTGTTCCATCAGACAATCCGATTTCTGCAAATCCTGTAGTAATCAGACAATTTAACAGTCAGGGAAATCAGGATGTGAAGCTTAAGATTTCTTTTACAAAACTTTAATAAAAGATTTTATTGTTATTTGATTTTTATTTTAGAAATTTGAACTATTATTTTTATTATTTTTAAATATCAAATACAAGTTTTTATCTATCTTTAATTAGGAAATAATTATTATAAATTATGTGTGGAATAGTAGCGTATATTGGAAACAAAGAAGTTTCTCCAATTTTATTGAAAGGACTACAACGCCTTGAATACAGAGGATATGACAGTGCAGGGATTGCAATATTGAACGACAATCTGAATATATATAAAGTTGCTGGAAAAGTTGATGACCTTAGAGAATATATTGAAACAAAAGACACAAAAGGTACAATTGGCATCGGTCATACACGATGGGCAACACATGGTGAGCCTAATCAAATAAATGCTCATCCACATTTCTCAGAGAGTAAGGACCTTGCTTTGATTCATAATGGAATTATTGAAAATTATGATACTATAAAAACAGAGCTTATCAATAGAGGGCATAAATTTGTTGGGGAAACGGATACAGAGGTATTAGTTCATCTTATTGATAACATCAAAAAAAATGAAAATGTTTCACTTGATGAGGCAGTTAGATATGCACTAACGAAAGTTGTAGGTGCTTATGCAATAGTTGTTATCTCAAAATCTGACCCTGATATGTTGGTTGCTGCCAGAAAAGGAAGTCCACTTGTTTTAGGACTTGGAGAAAATGAATTTTTTTTAGCTTCAGATGCTACACCAATTATTGACCATACCAGAAATGTGATTTATATAAAAGAGAATGAAATTGCAATACTTACTCGTACTGGATACACAATAAAAACTCTTGAAAACGAAATACAAACACCTTACATTCAGGAGCTTAATGTGAGCTTGGAAGCTTTGGAAAAAGAAGGATATGAACATTTTATGCTCAAAGAAATTAATGAGCAACCAACTTCTGTTCGTGATAGTTTTAGAGGAAGGCTCAAAGCTAGTGAAGGTATTATAAAATTAGGTGGGATTTCAGATTATTTAAATCAATTAAAAAATATAAAACGTGTTGTTATTACGGCATGTGGTACATCATGGCATGCAGGTTTAATTGGTGAATATCTCATTGAAGAGTTAGTACGTATTCCTGTTGAAGTGGAATATGGCTCGGAATTCAGATATCGTGAACCTGTTTTATTTGAAGATGATTTGCTTTTAGCAATATCTCAATCGGGAGAAACTGCCGATACTCTTGCTGCAATTCAATTAGCAAAACAAAAAATACCTACTGTTTTTGGAATTTGTAATGTTGTAGGTTCATCTATTTCTAGAGAAACAGATGCAGGTGTTTACACTCATGCAGGTCCCGAAATTGGAGTTGCTTCTACCAAAGCTTTTACAACTCAAATTACTGTATTGGCACTAGTTGCTTTGCAATGGGCAAATCAAAGAGGAACAATTACAGCTTCTCGCTACAGGGAATTAATTAATGAAATGGAAACAATTCCTGAGAAAATTAAAGAAATTTTAAAAATTGATAAAGAAATTGAAAAGATAGCCGAAAAATTTAAGAACGTTAAAAATTTCCTTTATCTAGGGCGTGGTTATAATTTCCCTGTTGCTCTTGAAGGTGCACTGAAATTAAAAGAAATTTCATACATTCATGCCGAAGGTTATCCTGCTGCTGAAATGAAACATGGACCTATTGCTCTTATTGATGAGGAAATGCCGGTTGTTGTTATAGCAACAAACAAAAAACACTACGAAAAAATTGTTTCAAATATTCAAGAAGTAAAAGCACGTAAAGGAGTAATAATAGCTATTGTGAGAAAAGGAGATAAGGTAATAAGTAAACTTGCTGATTATATTATTGAAGTTCCTGAAACAGAAGAAATATTTTCATCTATGCTATCTGTAGTCCCGTTGCAATTACTTGCATATCATATTGCTGTAATGCGCGGATGTAATGTTGATCAGCCAAGAAATCTTGCAAAATCAGTTACTGTGGAATAGGAGTAAGCGGTAAAGTTAAAATTTGCACAACATTATTTTTTTTTGCTGATATTTTCACGCAAAGACATTGTTTATTTGGTAATTTGTTTATATTTTCACGCAAAGACACAAAGGAAATAAAAAACGTTATTCAACTGCTGACTGAGGATTGTTTTTGACTGCCGACTTGTTGATTTGAAAGCTTCACCATATCGTCATTGCGAAGGAGGTATCCCGCATTTGCGGGAAAGCAATCTGATGAGTAGAAGTAATTTCACACAAAGGAAAATGTAATTTAAAAATTTTAACTTTATATTTTATAAACTCATCCCTGCCTTCTCTAAAAATAAAGAAGGAGTAAGCGGTAAAGTTAAAATTTTCACTGTTGGTATTAGTTGTTTTTACAGAAATGATTTTTCAAAAATTATTGTTGAAATATGTACGAATGTATCATCTCTCTTTGCTTGCAGAGAGAGACAGGAGAGAGAGTCAAAGGAAGTTGCTATGAAAATAAATGTTCAATTTCAACTTATTATTTTTTAGCGATTCCATAATTTAATTTTTTTGTTTTTTATTATCTCTTTTATGTTTTTCCCGTTTGAGGAGAAAGTTAGAGATAAAAACTCAAATCCTTATACTGAAGGTTTTTATTTGTAGCACTTGCTTGTATAAATTCTAAGTGAGGTAGTCAATATCTGAAAAATCTATGAGGGTAAATAATTGCAAAAGATACGGTTTAGTATAAACTGTTAATCCAAATTCTGTATCTTTGTACGAAATATTTTATACTCTATTCTTTATATTTAAAATTAAAAAAATATGAAAAAATTGTTGAGATTGATGATTCCAAAGTCAATTCGTAATGAAATTAAAAATTATTTTCTTCATCTAATTAATACTAATGGTGCGTTATCACAAATTAATGCTATTGAAGTTAGTAATCAAAATATTAAAAAAAAAATAAATAGCCAGAATGTCCTTTTAAGTAGTCATTTACCCGATATTTTAATTAAAAATGATGAGGTTGAAAATAAATTGAAATCTTTTAAAGAACAGTATAAAATATCAGATAAGTTAAATACTAATATTTCTAAAAATGATGTAATGTTTCATTACTCATTATTCCATCTTGAAAATATGAGTAATAGTTATTATGATTATTTGATGAATGGATTAAATGCTTTTAATCTTGTAAACAAACTAATTGAGCATAAATTCGGAAATATTTCCAATATTAACTCATTCTTAGATTTTGCCTCAGGTTATGGTAGGCTTTGCCGTTTTTTAGTTTTAAAATTAGACCCGAAAAAAGTTTGGGTGTCTGATATTAAAACCAAATCAATTGTATTTCAGCAAAAAGAATTTGGTGTTAATGGAGTAGAATCATCATTTAATCCGAATGATTTTAAACCAAAACAAAAGTTTGATTTTATTTATGTAGGATCACTTTTTACTCATCTTCCTGATGACGTTTTTTATCAATGGTTACAAACACTTTATAATTTACTTACAGATAAAGGAGTTCTTGCATTTACTATTCATGATGTAAGTTTGTTTAACGGTGAAATTCCAGAAGGATTTCTTTATTCTTCAACTAGTGAAGATGCTATGTTTACTGAAATTGATGATAGCCTTAAAGATTCTGAACCTTATGGTGTATGTTATGCATCAGAGCAATATGTTCAGAATCAAATCCTTAAATTAGGACTAAAAAAGCAAAACTATTTGAGATATAAAAAAGCTCTTGCTAATTTACAAGATTTATATGTTGTTACTAAGGAAAGAGATGCATTTGACAACAGCCTTGATTTTACTAATTTTCCTTAATGAGTATCATTTATTTTTGTGCCAACTAATTGATTTGAACAAGCTAATTGCTTAGTTGCAAATGAACTTAGTTTTGTTACAAAATCCTTGTCTAAATAAGATAGTGGTGAATCTATTAAATCCGATACTTTTAATGTTTTGAAATATTCTGCTTCTTTATTTGGCAAGCCATCAATGTAGGCATTTAAAAACCAGCTTAGTAACCAAATTGGCAAGCCCGATTTGGGAACATTAATTTCTGATATTTTGATATTTTTTGAAAACAAATGTTTTAAACCCTCTGATGTCATATTGTAATAATGATTGGGATAAGCATGAAAAGGTTGTAAAAATGGTGCAACAATATATATTTCTCCATTAGGTTTTAAAACTCTTTCTATTTCTTTTACATATTCAATAGGATTGGTTACATGTTCTATTACTGAAAGCGAAAAAACAGCATCAAAAGAAGATGATAAAAACGGTAACTTTTCTCCTATTCCACGTACATCTGTTGTAATGTAATCTTCTATTTCAAAATTAATTACATTGTCATAATAAATATTTCTAAGACCTGCACCGTTGTCAAGTATCAAACCGTCTTTATATTTTTCTATGAAATTTATAGCCTTTTCATCATAAGCATGAGATGAAATATTTTCTTCTAACGAAATGTTGTCATCAATTTCAACAATGTTTTCTCTTTCTTTTAATTTGTGATGTAAAAAGTTATAGTTTTTTATACTACTATCGTACTGAGCATTACAACTTTTACAATAAATGTAATCTTTCGTATAATCCAATTTATTTGAATCACAAAGAGGACATTTTAATATTGACTTAATATTTTCAAGTTTGTTTTGTTTTTTTTCATAAAACTTTATTCTAATATTTTCAAGATTCGGTAATTCTATTTCAAATCGTTTTGCTTTTTTACCAATACTGAACTCAATAAAGTAATTTTTTGACAAAAGAGATTCTGAAAATTTAACATTGGAATAGAAACCTGTTGCAGTTAATTTTGGATACTGCTTTTTTACATCAGGTCTTTCTTGTATCAGTAATGGAATAAGCACTTTACCCTCAGAATTAATAAGGTTTACATTGTTTATTTTATATTTACTTTTATAAGCAATCCAACCTTGTATTGTAAACAAAGGAATTTGTAGAATTTGATTTTTAATGGGTTTATCTAAATGAAAAATAATATTCATAATTTGTTATTTTTGTTTCGAAAATTTAAAAATTTTTTTTCAGAGATAATTATTTTACCTACTAAACATTCAATTGAAAGTCTGTAACATCCTTACTTAAATTCGGGCTGTAACAAGGGTCAAAATCAATATATTTTTGCCATTTTGCTTTGAATATTGCTATTTCAGTATTATGTCTTTTTTCAGATTCTATTGTTGCCTTAGGATGACCTCTTGAAAGTGATTCGTAATGATATAAATTTATATGTGGTAGATAAACATTGTAATATCCTTTGTCTAAAAGCTTAAGACAAAAATCAGTATCATTAAATTCTACCTGCAAATCTTCATCAAAACCACCTACATCATAATAAACGGATTTTTTAACCATTAGGCATGCAGCGGTTAATGCCGAATAATTATTAATTGATTTTATATAATTAAAATAACCATTGTCATCTTTATGTTTTCCAATAAAAGTATGTCCTGCAACATCTCCCAAGCCAATAACTACTCCTGCGTGTTGAATTGTGTCATTTGGGAAAAGCAATTTTGCACCAACAGCTCCAATAGAATCACGTTGAACTTGTTCTACCATAGCTTCTATCCAATCTTTTGTTATCACTTCCGTATCATTATTAAGAAGCAAAATATAATCACCGCTAGCTTTTGACACACCAAAATTCATGAGTTTTGAAAAATTAAATGCATCATTATTATCATAACAATTGAACTTTCCGTTTTGTTGTTTTTTATACTTCTTTGTTAAATCAAAAAATTTCTTTTCAGTACTGTTGTTGTTTATTACAATTATTTCATAATTATCGTAAGTTGATTTTGTAATAATTGAGGAAATACATTTGTTAAGAATATCACTTTTGTTTTTTGAAGGAATAATTATGCTAACTTTCTTTTTATTTTTAATTTTATAACGAATGTTATAAATACCCGGCAAACCTTGAATTAATTTTACGTTTGCTTTTTCTTTTCTTCTTTCTAAAGCATCTTTAATAGCTTTTTCTGCAGCAATAAATGCTTTAGGTTTTGCATCAAATCTTTCTGAAACAGAGTCTCTATGTTTTCTCCAATGATATAATATTCTGGCAATATGTTTTATTTTTTGACTTTTTTCTGTAAATCTTAATAATAAATCATAATCTTGACTTCCTTCAAATCCAATTCGGAAATGACCAATTTTGTCAACAATCTTTTTTCTAAGAACAACAAAATGATTTATATAATTACGAGATAAAAAACTATCAGGACACCAATCCGGTTTAAAATGTGGTTCAGATAAGTTAGAAGAACTGTCAATTTTATCTTCATCAGAATATATCAAGTCAACATTCTTATCTTTATTTATTTCTTTAACTACATGGTATAACGCATCTCTTGTAAGTAAATCGTCATGGTCAAGAAAAGCAATAAATTCACCCGAAGCAAGTTCCATTGCTGAGTTTGAGCATTCTGAGATATTCCCATTCTTTGCTCTGAAAGTAAATTTTATTCTTCTGTCTTTTAATGCAAACTTTTCAATTGTTTTTCTAATCTCAGGGTTTACTGATTTGTCATCAGCAATGCATAGTTCCCAATTTGGATAGATTTGATCAATTACTGATAGAAGTGTTTTTTGAAATAATTCAACGTCAGGATCAAATACGGGTAAAATAATACTTATTGCCGGTTGAAATTTAAAATAACTAATATTCCCTTTAAATTCTTTAAAATCTATTTCCCTTGGTGCATTATTATTTAGCCACAATTTATAAGGATCTTTTTCAGTTGTTTCAGACAAAACATTTCCTATTACAATTGTAACAGGTTTTTCTTCCAGTAAGAGATATAAATTTTTAAAAATTTTTAAAAAGAACTTCCTAATTATTTTTTTGCCTGATGAAGACATCAAAAATCGGATTTTACGAAAAAATTTCATATCCTCTTCACGAACATACCTTGTGGAAAACAGAACATATTTTATTTTAAAATAAATATTTCGAACTTTCCAGAATTTGCTGTTTTCCATTTCAGCAATCCTATCTTCATTATATTTAATTGTTTGCAAAAGTGATTGAATATATTTTTTTAAATATTTTGCATCCTGTTTTAATGACCCAATTTGTTTCTTTAGCTCATTTGTTTTTGTCTTATTTATTGAAAGCTTTTTTTTCATATTCTCATATACAATTCACTCAATTAATCATTTCTCTCAGAATAAATAATACTTTTAGTTTAAGAAGTAGCATTTTAAAAATATCTATTGTTGTATTTATAGTTTCAAATATAGTATTAATTTAAAGGTTATATGTCAAATACTGTGGGTAATCAAATTTGCCACAGACTTCGTCTGTCGAAGACATGCTAAAAGTAAAGACTACGTCTGTCAAAGACAGATTCACAGATTACAAAATTACTCTTTTTGTAATTAATAAATTTTCGCCAAATCCCGATATATCTGAACTAAAGGACATATCTTATTAGAATATTGCATATAAATTAATTTTAATCTGCGAATCTGTGGCTTTAATATTTTTTCATTCACACAAATCAACATAGAACCTAATTAGTGTTTCTTAGAAAACTCTACAAAATTAAAAATGTTTCTTTTTGCGATATTTTTATTTTTCTCAAATCACTGATGCAAAGGCATCAGTTCATTTCCAAAAAGTAAAAATCTCATCAAAAATAATTCATTTTATAAAAATAGATAGTTTTCTAAGAGGCACTAATTAAATTGTGCATTATAAAATTCCCCAACTTCTTGTACTGTTCCGTCAAATACAATTTTGCCATTTTCAATACATACTGCTCTTGTACAAACTTTGGCTATTTCGCTATGGAAATGAGAAACAAAAATTATTGTGCTACCCGAATTTCTAATTTCATTAATTCGTGCATAACATTTATTTTGAAAACCAATATCACCAACCGTAAGTACCTCATCAATAAATAAAATTTCGGGGTCGGTAGCTACTGCTATCGAAAAAGCAAGTCTTGCCATCATTCCTGTTGAATAACGTTTTACCTGCATTGAAATATCTTTTTTTGATAACTCTGAAAAGTCAATAATCTTGTTTATTGATGATTGAATTTCTTTTCTTGATAATCCAAGTATTGTTCCTCCCAACCAAATATTTTCAGCACCTGTCATTTCTGCTTCCAAACCAACACCAAGTGCCAGCATTGGTGCAATCCTACCTTTTACTTTTACGCTTCCTTTTTCGGCTTTAATAATTCCAGCAAGTACTCTTAATAAAGTGCTTTTACCGGAGCCGTTTCTACCCATTAATCCAACACATTCTCCTTTTTGAATTTCGATGTTAACTCCTTTTAAAACCTGTTTTTTTTCAAACATTTTGTGTCTTCCAAAAGATAGCAAATATTCTTTAATACTATTTATTCCCTGTGGTTGAATTAAGTAACTAAATTCTAAATCCTTTGCTTCAATTATAATATTTTGTTTTGATTCTGTCAAAAATGTTGTTTTTAATAATTTGATATAAAACCTTTTTCTAATTTTTTAAAAATAATAATCCCTGTACCGAGAAAGCTAATCGTTAATAATAAACTAGTAATAACATAATAAGTAGAAGGTGCTGTATTTAAATATAGTACGTCTCTTATGTTTTCAAAATAATGAAATAATGGATTAAGTTTTAATATCCATCTTGTTTCTTCGGGAAGCATTTTTACAGAATATGCAATAGGTGTAAAATAGAAAAAAGCAGGAAGTAACGAATTCCAGAACATTCCAATATCACGAAAAAAGACATTTAATGAACACATTATCAGCGAAAAGCCAAATGTAAATAAAGCAAGGTTAAGCAATACCGGAAAAATCCAAAGTGTATTAAAACTTACTTTAAAACCAAAAAAATACATTAAAATTATAAAGGGAATAAACGAAAGTAATAAGTTAATAAGTGAAGCAACCAATGAGGAAATAGGGAAAATTATAGGTGGAATATTTACTGATTTTAAAATCCCTGCACTTTCAAGTACCGAACCAATAATTTGAATTGTTGTACTTGAAAAAAAAATCCAGAATATTAATCCTGTTAAAGCATACAAGGGATAATTTTCAATATCTGAAAAAACATTACTAAAAACAGTAACAAAAATCATTAGAAAAATAAGAGGACTAAGTAAACTCCAAAAAAATCCCAAAATAGAATTTTTATACCTGACTTTAACATTTTTATATGCCAGTGTCAGAATAAGATTTATATAACTTTTTGAATAATTTTGTTGCGTTTCTGAGAGCATTAATTCATTAATGAGTTTAAATAACAAATTTAAAAAGAACAAATTTAACGACTATTTTCTTTTTAAGAAAATTTATGTTTCAGAAAAATGATAACTTTTGTACATTATTTGAAGAAAACATTGGCTTAA from Bacteroidota bacterium encodes:
- a CDS encoding ABC transporter ATP-binding protein; the protein is MTESKQNIIIEAKDLEFSYLIQPQGINSIKEYLLSFGRHKMFEKKQVLKGVNIEIQKGECVGLMGRNGSGKSTLLRVLAGIIKAEKGSVKVKGRIAPMLALGVGLEAEMTGAENIWLGGTILGLSRKEIQSSINKIIDFSELSKKDISMQVKRYSTGMMARLAFSIAVATDPEILFIDEVLTVGDIGFQNKCYARINEIRNSGSTIIFVSHFHSEIAKVCTRAVCIENGKIVFDGTVQEVGEFYNAQFN
- a CDS encoding ABC transporter permease: MLSETQQNYSKSYINLILTLAYKNVKVRYKNSILGFFWSLLSPLIFLMIFVTVFSNVFSDIENYPLYALTGLIFWIFFSSTTIQIIGSVLESAGILKSVNIPPIIFPISSLVASLINLLLSFIPFIILMYFFGFKVSFNTLWIFPVLLNLALFTFGFSLIMCSLNVFFRDIGMFWNSLLPAFFYFTPIAYSVKMLPEETRWILKLNPLFHYFENIRDVLYLNTAPSTYYVITSLLLTISFLGTGIIIFKKLEKGFISNY